The Gemmatimonadota bacterium DNA window ACCGAGAGCGCCTTGAGGTGCGTGAACGCGCTCAGGCTGCTGCCGAAATCCTTGATCGCCACGGAACAGCCGAGGGCCCGCAGGCTGGCGATCAGGCGCACCGTCTCGCTGAGGGCCATAGGCGGCGGCCTCGCTGACCTCGAAGCAGAGCGTCCGCGGGCATGCTGTGGTCCAGCAAGCAGCCTCGCAGCATCGGGAGCAGCGCGTCGTCGGCCAGCGAAGCCATCGAGAGCGGCAGCGAACAGAGGGGAAGCTCGCGACCCGGGTTGCCGCGTCGCCACTGGCTCATCAGGGTGACGGTACGGCGGATGACCCATTGATCGATGGCGGGCTCCAGTCGGGCACGCTCCGCCTCGGCCGCGAAGGTGTCGGGCGTCTCGAGGCCACCACGCTCACCTGGGAGGCGCAACGGATTCGCAGGGGGGCGGGGGCCTGCCCGGGCTGCAACGGCACGATGGCCTGCGCGAACAGGACGAACCGATCCTCGGCCAGGGCGCGGGCGAGGCGTTCGGCGCCGCGCCCTGCAGTCGGCCGACCATCCCGGCCATTGGTGCGAGTTGGCCGACGTGCACCCG harbors:
- a CDS encoding EAL domain-containing protein codes for the protein MRLPGERGGLETPDTFAAEAERARLEPAIDQWVIRRTVTLMSQWRRGNPGRELPLCSLPLSMASLADDALLPMLRGCLLDHSMPADALLRGQRGRRLWPSARRCA